In the Pseudonocardia sediminis genome, GTGGGGTATCCGACAGGCGCCCGGAACGGATCGCGCGCAGCAGGGCGTCGTGGTCGCGCTCGGTCTGGTCGGCGTAGCGGCGGGCGAAGCGGCACAGCGCGTCGCGGACCTTCCCACCGCCGCCCAGGTACCCGGCGATCATCGACGCGCCGCTGGTCCGGGCGTGCCCCTTGGCCAGCAGCATCCCGCAGACGGCGGCGTAGTCGGCCAGGGCGGTCGCGTTCAGCCCGTCCAGGACGACGGCGCCCTTCATGTCACGGAACTGGCGCACGTAGTACTGCCGTCCGCGGATGGAGGTCCAGCCCAGCAGCGGGTCGGAGACGGTCTGCAGCGCCTGCTGGTACTCCACGACCCGCTGGCCCTGGTGGTCGTGCCAGGCCTCGTCGCCGTGCACGAACGGGGCGACGACCGACCGCCTGGCCTGCTTGAGCTGCAGGAACAGGACGTCGTCGGGGCTGGAGCCCTCGCACAGCGCGAGGTAGGCGCGCAGCCCGACCGAGCCGACGCCGACGACTTTGTGCGCGACGTCGACGGCGCGGTACCCGCCGAGGATCCGGGCCCAGTGCGGTGGGACCGTGGACAGGTAGTCGTCCAGTGCGGCGAGGATCTGCTCGCGGTGCTCGCCGTCCGGGCGGGTGATCAGGGGCGGTTCGACGACGATGCGCCGCTGCCCGCCGTCGGAGGTCACGAAGCGGGGCAGGGCGCGGTCGCTGGTGCGGGTCCGGGCGCGCTTGGCCGCGTTCGCCACCGCGGTGCGGGACTTCTTGTGCCGCGCCCCCTTGTGCAGCCGTTCCGCGTCGAGCCGTTCGAAGGAGCGCTCCAGCAGCGGCGCGTCGGCGAGGCGGGCGATGTGGCGGCGGTAGGCCTCGACGCACCGCGCGACGGCCTGCTCGCACTGGTCCTCGGACGCGTCGTTGTCCCGTCCGGCGACCCAGGTGCTGGCGACGAGCCGTCGCAGGTCCCACTCCCACGCGCCGGGGTGGGCCTCGTCGAAGTCGTTGAGGTCGAACACGAGCTCCCGCTCGGGGGAGGCGTAGAAGCCGAAGTTGCCCAGGTGCGCGTCCCCGCAGATCACCGGGTGGATCCCGGTCGAGGGCAGCACCGCGAAGTCGGCCGCGTGGACCGCCGCGGCCCCGCGCAGGAACGCGTGCGGCGACGCGCTCATCCGCTTGATCCGCTCCGGGACCAGGCTCTCCACCCGGCCGGCGTTCGTGGCCACCACGAGGTCGATCGGGTCGACCCGGCGCAGGGCGTTCGACCAGCGGTCCAGCGACCTGCGCGGCGCCTGCTTCCGCAACCCGCGCCCGATCCCGTAGCGCTCGGACCGCGGGGTGGCGGCGCGGGACAGCGACGTGAAGTTGTCGCCGTCGGAGCCGGGCAGCACGGGGTGGGATGTCACCGGGCAGTCATACCCGCACCGCCCTGCCGTTGCACGACGCCGGGCCGCACCCGTTCGATCGGGGTCAGCCGCGCAGCTCGGCGTAGCGGGCCCGGCAGCGTTCCCAGTCCGGTAGGAGCCCCTCGGCGCGGGCCGTAGCCAGCGTCGGTGCGGCGGCGTCCTTCTCGGACAACACCGGCTCGATCCCGGACGGCCACGGCAACCCCAGCTCCGGGTCCAGCGGCGTCAGCCCGTGCTCGGCTGCGGGGCTGTACGGCGTCGAGCACAGGTAGGCGACGACGGTGTCGTCGGTCAGGGCCATGAACGCGTGCCCGAGCCCCTCCGACAGATACACCGCCCGCATCGACTCCCCGTCGAGATCGACGGCCTCGGAGCGCCCGAACGTCGGCGACCCGACCCGCAGATCCACGACCACATCCAGGATCGACCCGGACGCGCAGTAGAGGTACTTCGCCTGCCCCGGCGGGGTGTCGGCGAAATGCACACCCCGGATCACCCCACGCGCGGACACGCTGTGGTTGGTCTGGGCCACCGTCAGGTCGAACCCCAGCGCGTCCCGGAACGGGGCGCCCTGGAACGGGGCGACGAACACCCCGCGCGGGTCCGGGAACGCGCTCGGTTCGAACAACCACGCCCCCGGGATCGACAGCTCGGTCGCCTTCACCGGTTTACCCCCGCCTTGAGCGACTCCCACCACGCCCGGTGCTCCCGGTACCAGTCCACCGTCGCCGCGAGCCCCGAATCGAACGAGGTCGCCGGCGCGTAACCCAGCTCGTCGCGGATCTTCGACCAGTCCACCGAGTAGCGACGATCGTGCCCGAGCCGGTCCGGTACCCGCTCGATCATCTCCTCCCCCGCCCCCACCGCCGCCAACAGCCGATAGGTGAGGTCGACGTTCGTCAGCTCGGTGCCGCCGCCGATGTTGTAGACCTCGCCCGCACGACCACCCTCCGCCACCAGCGCGATCCCCCGGCAGTGGTCGTCGACGTGCAACCAGTCCCGCACATTGAGCCCGTCGCCGTAGAGCGGCACCCTGCGACCGTCGAGGAGGTTGGAGACGAACAACGGGATCACCTTCTCCGGGAACTGGTGCGGCCCGTAGTTGTTCGAGCACCGCGTGATGCACACGTGCATCCCGTGCGTGCGGTGATACGACCGCGCCAACAGATCCGAGCCCGCCTTCGACGCCGAGTACGGCGAGTTCGGCTCCAGCACGTGCTCCTCCGACCACGAACCCTCCGCGATCGACCCGTACACCTCGTCGGTCGAGACGTGCACGAACCGCGCCACCCCCGCGTCCAGCGCGGCCTGCAGCAACACCTGCGTGCCCCCGACGTTGGTCGAGACGAAGTCCGCCGCCCCGGAGATCGACCGATCCACGTGCGACTCCGCGGCGAAGTGCACGACCAGATCCACCCCGTTGATCACCTCGGCCACCCGGGCGGGATCGCGGATGTCGCCCCGCTCGACGCTCAACCGCGCCGAACCCGACACCGTCTCCAGGTTCGTCATCGTTCCCGCGTAGGTGAAGGCGTCCAGCACGACGACGTCGGCCCCGGCCAGCGACGGATACGCGTCACCGATCGTCGACCGCACGAAATGCGATCCGATGAAGCCGGCTCCTCCGGTCACGAGTACCCGCATCGTCCTCCTTTGCTCTGCACACACCCGCGCCACGAGCCACGCGGCAGGGGCGACCCACCCCGGTGGAGGCGTGGGGGTGCGCAGAGCAAAGCGCCCTCACAACCCCTGGCTGACAGGCCCGGCGACCAGCGTGTCAGAGTCCGCCCGGGCCGACGTAGCGCGGGGCCGTCACGGGCGCGGTGCGATGCCGGGCAGGTCGTCGACGAGAGGAGCGGATGTGCGAGCGGTCGTTCTCGGTGCGGGCGGGCAGCTCGGACGGGCCCTCGTCGCCGCCCTGCCCGGCGCCCTCGCCCTCACCCGGGAGCAGCTCGACATCGGCGATCCGCACGCCGTCGACGCGTTCGACTGGACCCGCGTCGACACCGTGTTCAACGCCGCCGCCTACACCGCCGTCGACCGCGCCGAGACCGACCGCGCCGCCGCTTGGCGGACCAACGCGACCGGCCCGGCGAACCTCGCGCGCGCCTCGGTGCGGCACGGCCTGACACTCGTGCACGTGTCCACCGAGTACGTCTTCGACGGCACGGCGGCCGGCCCGATCCCGGAGGACGCGCCGCTCTCCCCCGCCGGCGTGTACGGCGCGTCGAAGGCCGCCGGTGAGGTCGCGGTGGCGGCCGTCCCGCGGCACGTCGTCGCTCGCACCAGCTGGCTCGTCGGGGACGGCCACAACTTCGTCGCGACGATGCTCGGCCTGGCCGGGCGCGGGGTGTCACCGACCGTCGTCGACGACCAGGTCGGCCGTCCGACGTTCGCGCCCGACCTCGCCGCCGCGCTGGTCGCCCTCGCCGGAGCCGAGTCCGGCACCTACCACGTGACCGGCGACGGCGAGCCGGTGAGCTGGGCGGGCCTCGCCCGCGAGGTGTTCGCCCACGCCGGTCGCGACCCCGCCGACGTCCGCCCGGTGACCACCGCCGAGTACACCGCGGACCGTCCGGGCACCGCGCCCCGGCCGGCGAACAGCGTCCTCGACCTCAGTCGCCTGACCCGCGCCGGGATCACCGTCCCCGCCTGGCGCGACTCCCTCGCGACCCACCTCGCCGGAGCGACACGATGACCAAGGGCATCATCCTGGCCGGCGGCACCGGGAGCCGTCTTCACCCGATCACCCGCGCGGTGTCCAAACAGCTCCTCCCCGTCTACGACAAGCCGATGATCTACCACCCGCTGAGCACCCTCATGCTCGCCGGGATCCGGGAGATCCTGCTCATCTCCACCCCCCACGACCTCCCCGGATTCCGACGCCTCCTCGGCGACGGCCACGACCTCGGCCTGCAGATCACCTACGCCGAACAAGCACACCCCAACGGCCTCGCCGAAGCCTTCCTCATCGGCGCCGACCACGTCGCGGGCGACCCGTCGGTCCTGGTCCTGGGCGACAACATCTTCCACGGACCCTCCTTCTCCTCCCGCCTCCAGACCGCCGTCGACGACGTCGGCTCCGGCCGCACCGGATGCGTCCTGTTCGGCTACCCCGTCCGCGACCCCCAGCGCTACGGCGTCGGAGAAGCCGACGAGAACGGACGCCTCATCTCCATCGAGGAGAAACCCGAACGCCCCAGATCCGACCGCGCCATCACCGGCCTCTACGTCTACGACCACCAGGTCGTCGACATCGCCCGCTCCATCACCCCGTCGGCCCGCGGCGAACTCGAGATCACCGACATCAACCGCGCCTACCTCGAGCAAGGACGCGCCACCCTCACCGACCTCGGACGCGGCTTCGCCTGGCTCGACACCGGCACCCACGAATCCCTCATCGAAGCCGGCCAATACGTCCGCGTCCTCGAGAACCGACAAGGCGTCCGCATCGCCTGCATCGAAGAGGTCGCCCTCCGCATGGGCTTCATCGACGCACAACACTGCCTCGACCTCGGCCAGGCACAGTCCGGATCCGGCTACGGCGAGTACATCGTCGAGGTCGCACGCTCCTTCGGCGCCACCGGCTGACGTGGTGCCCGGAACGTCCGGGTTGCGCTAGCGTTTCGACGCATGGGGGCCGATCTGCTGATTTCCGAGGAACTGTTGCTGCTGGGCCTGGACGACGAGTCCGGGAAACCCACCTGGACGTTCGACTCCACGATCCTCAACGGCGCGGTGCTGTTCGACCTCGTCCGTTCCGGTTCGGTCGAGATCGTGGACAAGAAGGTGCTGGTCACCGACTTCTTCCCGGAGCACCCGCTGCTGCGCCGGGTGCAGGAGGTGATCGCCGACGAGAAGAAGACGCGGTCGGTCTCGCACTGGCAGCAGATGCTCCCGTACCAGGTGAAGAACCTGCAGCAGGTGATCGCGAGCCGGCTCGTCGCCGACGGCGTCCTGACCGAGGAGTCCGGCAAGGTGATGGGCCTGTTCAAGCAGACGAAGCTGCCCGAGGCCGACCCCGGCCCCGAGCGCGCCCTGCGGGCCCGCCTGCACGACATCCTCGTCGTCGGCCGTGAGCCCTCGGAGCACGACGCTCTGCTGATCACCCTTCTCGAAGCCGGTTACCAGACCGGCTACCTGCTCACCGACGTCGAGAAGGAGCAGCGCAAGGCCGGTAAGAAGCGCGCCGCGGCGATCGCGAAGGACTTCAAGGAGAACCCCGTGGTCAAGGCCGGCTCGGACGCGCAGATGGCCATGTTCACGACGATCTTCGCCGCAGGGATGATCAGCAGCGGCAGCGGGAACTGACCGCCCCTCAGCCGGTCTGCTGCCGCTGGGCCAGCCCCAGCGCGTAGTCCGGGTACCACTGCCCCGCCGCCGGCTCACCCGGACGGCAGGCGCCGTCGGACTCCCCCGGACGCTTGACCCACAACAGCGCGTCCACCAGCGGGTTCCCGGTGTTCGTCGTCGGGTTCGCGCCGAGTCCGCGGCCGGGCGGGTTGCAGAACGCCGGGGCGTCGCCGATCTCCTGCTGCGTCGCCGGGCCGCGGCCGTTGCGGCTGGTGTCGACGACGAAGTGCGATCCGCCGAGCTTCTGCGAGATCCGGGTCCCGAACTCGACGCTCGCCGCGGTGGGGTAGAAGTTCGCGACGTTGAGGCTGAACCCGTCCGCGCGTTTGACCCCGGAGCGGTCCAGCGCCCCGGAGAGGGCGTCCACATCGGAGATGAAGCCGGGGTTGCCGGCGTCGATGTAGACGGCCGCGCCGCCGGCCTTGAGCGCGTCGATCGCCTGCCCGAGCAGGGCGTAGCGCTCGTCGCGCAACGCCCCGTCGACGCAGCCGGAGATCTCGTGCGGGACGGCGTCGGGCTCGAGCACCACCGTCGACGGCGTCCCGTCCAGACCGCGGACCAGGCCCGCGATCCAGTTCCGGTAGTAGTCGCCGTTCGGTGCGCCGCCACCGGAGAAGCTGCCGCAGTCGCGGTGCGGGACGTTGTAGGCGACCAGCAGCGGGCGCTGGTTCGCGTCCTTCGCCCGTCCCACGTAGTCGCGGGTCTCCCCCTCGACCGCGGCGACGTCACCGGTCGGCCACATCGGGAACGGCTGGCTCGCGATCTTGCGGATCTGCTCCGCGTCGTCGCTCCGCCCCTCGGCCTCCCACTGCTGGACCTGCGACTGCGCCGGGCTCTTCCAGTCCACGAAGTACCCCGACTCCGAGGCCGACGATGTCGACGTCGGGGCCGGGAGCCCGGTGGCCGGCGGGGTGTCGGTGGCGGTGCCACAACCGACCAGGGTCGCCGCGACCAACGCTCCCGACACCAGGGCGGACAGGGCCGAGTAGGTGCGCACGACCGCGGAGTGTGCCAGTTCCGAGGTACGGATCACGTGACGTGTACCCACTTCGCCGTCGACGGCGTCCCGTTCTTGTCGACCAGGAACAGCATGTAGTAGCCCGGGGGCACCATCGTGGCCTCGCCCGGGACCCGCAGGCCGAGCGAGCCGTCCGGGTTGCGGGCGATGTCGAGGGCCACCGAGCGCTGCTCGATGTCCGTGGCGTGGGTGACGGCGCTGGGCCGGATCAGCCGTGCCGTCGCGATGTTCGCGGCCTCCGGGGACGTCACGGGCACCGTGTCCCCGAGCTTCGCCTCGGTGGGCGCGGTCGCGATCGTCGGCTGCGGGCCGTGGAACAGGTACGGCGGCGTGAAGATCTCCAGCCGCTGCTCGAACGGCGCAGGCTTGGTGTTGTCGACGTTCTTGAACAGCGAGTTCCCGCCCGCGGTGAGCACCTGCCCGTTCGGCAGCAGCAGCGCCTCGGCGTGGTAGTCGCGGCCCACCGCAGGGTCGGCCATGTCGGTCAGCTTGTTGGTCGACGGGGTGTAGAGGCTCGCCTGCAGGATGTCGCTGGCGCCCTTGCCGCGGTAGTCGCGGGACCCGCCGGTGATCAGCATGTTGTCGTCGGGCAGCTGCACGACGTTCGGGTAGCGGGTGGGCGTGCGCAGGTCCGGACCCGGTGTGAACGCCGGCTGCGGCGCCTTCAGGTCGATCGCGTCGATCCGCGCGGTGGCCTTCGGCGACTCGCCGACCCCACCCCCGCCGACGACGATCATCTTCTGGTCCTGCACCGGCCCGGCCCAGGCCGAGCCACTGGTCTCGGTCTCGTCGGGGTCGCGCAGGCCGGGGACCGGCAGGAACGAGTTGTCGCCGAGGTTCCAGAACCCGGGCTGACGTCCGGCGTCGGCGGGGCCGTAACCGGCGTTGGAGCCGGAGTAGAACAGCGTGCCCTCGCGACCGGTCTGGAAGATCGCCGGGTAGGTCGGGAAGTAGCGGAACAGGTCGGGCCGGTCGGTCCAGCGCTTCGTCGCCGGGTCGTAGACCTCGTTCTGGCCGGGCAGGATCTGCCCGGTGCCGTCCAGGCCGGACACGGCGATGACCTGCCCGTCCGGCAGCCCGGTCAGCGTCGGGTACCAGCGCTTCTGGGTCATGTCCCCGACGCGGACGTACTTCTCGGCGAACGGGTCGAACTCGTAGGTGTCGGCGATGCCCTGGAAGTCCTGCTTCGCCATGGTCATCTGCGCGCCCATGCCGTAGATGTTCTTCGCCTCGGCCGGGTCCAGACCGGCGACCGAGTACTGGGCCGGGGCGTCGGTCATGCCGCCGTGCCCCTCCTGGTCGGACTCGACGAACACGATGGTCTCGCTGGCGGTCACGGTCGTGTCCGCGCCCTCGCCCTTCTTGACCGCGGGCGGCACGGTGAACGCGGCGTCGGCCAGGTACGTGCGGCCGTCCGGGGAGAGGAAGGCGGTGCCCTTCGCGAAGTCGCGTCCGGCGTCCGGGTTCTCGTTGCGCACCCGCATCGCACCGGCCGCCCTCGTCACCTGGCCGTCGAGCTTCTCGTAGCGCTGCGTACCGCCGGCGACGAGCAGCTTGCCGTCGGGCAGGAAC is a window encoding:
- a CDS encoding GOLPH3/VPS74 family protein, yielding MGADLLISEELLLLGLDDESGKPTWTFDSTILNGAVLFDLVRSGSVEIVDKKVLVTDFFPEHPLLRRVQEVIADEKKTRSVSHWQQMLPYQVKNLQQVIASRLVADGVLTEESGKVMGLFKQTKLPEADPGPERALRARLHDILVVGREPSEHDALLITLLEAGYQTGYLLTDVEKEQRKAGKKRAAAIAKDFKENPVVKAGSDAQMAMFTTIFAAGMISSGSGN
- a CDS encoding dTDP-4-dehydrorhamnose 3,5-epimerase family protein, which gives rise to MKATELSIPGAWLFEPSAFPDPRGVFVAPFQGAPFRDALGFDLTVAQTNHSVSARGVIRGVHFADTPPGQAKYLYCASGSILDVVVDLRVGSPTFGRSEAVDLDGESMRAVYLSEGLGHAFMALTDDTVVAYLCSTPYSPAAEHGLTPLDPELGLPWPSGIEPVLSEKDAAAPTLATARAEGLLPDWERCRARYAELRG
- a CDS encoding glycoside hydrolase family 6 protein, with translation MRTYSALSALVSGALVAATLVGCGTATDTPPATGLPAPTSTSSASESGYFVDWKSPAQSQVQQWEAEGRSDDAEQIRKIASQPFPMWPTGDVAAVEGETRDYVGRAKDANQRPLLVAYNVPHRDCGSFSGGGAPNGDYYRNWIAGLVRGLDGTPSTVVLEPDAVPHEISGCVDGALRDERYALLGQAIDALKAGGAAVYIDAGNPGFISDVDALSGALDRSGVKRADGFSLNVANFYPTAASVEFGTRISQKLGGSHFVVDTSRNGRGPATQQEIGDAPAFCNPPGRGLGANPTTNTGNPLVDALLWVKRPGESDGACRPGEPAAGQWYPDYALGLAQRQQTG
- the rfbA gene encoding glucose-1-phosphate thymidylyltransferase RfbA, with amino-acid sequence MTKGIILAGGTGSRLHPITRAVSKQLLPVYDKPMIYHPLSTLMLAGIREILLISTPHDLPGFRRLLGDGHDLGLQITYAEQAHPNGLAEAFLIGADHVAGDPSVLVLGDNIFHGPSFSSRLQTAVDDVGSGRTGCVLFGYPVRDPQRYGVGEADENGRLISIEEKPERPRSDRAITGLYVYDHQVVDIARSITPSARGELEITDINRAYLEQGRATLTDLGRGFAWLDTGTHESLIEAGQYVRVLENRQGVRIACIEEVALRMGFIDAQHCLDLGQAQSGSGYGEYIVEVARSFGATG
- the rfbD gene encoding dTDP-4-dehydrorhamnose reductase, with protein sequence MRAVVLGAGGQLGRALVAALPGALALTREQLDIGDPHAVDAFDWTRVDTVFNAAAYTAVDRAETDRAAAWRTNATGPANLARASVRHGLTLVHVSTEYVFDGTAAGPIPEDAPLSPAGVYGASKAAGEVAVAAVPRHVVARTSWLVGDGHNFVATMLGLAGRGVSPTVVDDQVGRPTFAPDLAAALVALAGAESGTYHVTGDGEPVSWAGLAREVFAHAGRDPADVRPVTTAEYTADRPGTAPRPANSVLDLSRLTRAGITVPAWRDSLATHLAGATR
- a CDS encoding DUF2252 domain-containing protein encodes the protein MTSHPVLPGSDGDNFTSLSRAATPRSERYGIGRGLRKQAPRRSLDRWSNALRRVDPIDLVVATNAGRVESLVPERIKRMSASPHAFLRGAAAVHAADFAVLPSTGIHPVICGDAHLGNFGFYASPERELVFDLNDFDEAHPGAWEWDLRRLVASTWVAGRDNDASEDQCEQAVARCVEAYRRHIARLADAPLLERSFERLDAERLHKGARHKKSRTAVANAAKRARTRTSDRALPRFVTSDGGQRRIVVEPPLITRPDGEHREQILAALDDYLSTVPPHWARILGGYRAVDVAHKVVGVGSVGLRAYLALCEGSSPDDVLFLQLKQARRSVVAPFVHGDEAWHDHQGQRVVEYQQALQTVSDPLLGWTSIRGRQYYVRQFRDMKGAVVLDGLNATALADYAAVCGMLLAKGHARTSGASMIAGYLGGGGKVRDALCRFARRYADQTERDHDALLRAIRSGRLSDTPPRDVPDDDIG
- the rfbB gene encoding dTDP-glucose 4,6-dehydratase, translated to MRVLVTGGAGFIGSHFVRSTIGDAYPSLAGADVVVLDAFTYAGTMTNLETVSGSARLSVERGDIRDPARVAEVINGVDLVVHFAAESHVDRSISGAADFVSTNVGGTQVLLQAALDAGVARFVHVSTDEVYGSIAEGSWSEEHVLEPNSPYSASKAGSDLLARSYHRTHGMHVCITRCSNNYGPHQFPEKVIPLFVSNLLDGRRVPLYGDGLNVRDWLHVDDHCRGIALVAEGGRAGEVYNIGGGTELTNVDLTYRLLAAVGAGEEMIERVPDRLGHDRRYSVDWSKIRDELGYAPATSFDSGLAATVDWYREHRAWWESLKAGVNR
- a CDS encoding kelch motif-containing protein — protein: MKPRRIDRILRALNVRRRTVTLVAVPAILLGVNVPPALAWVSEARHEAYLHSEEYVAAHGRWDVVELPADVRVNAIHAAMLPTGKILLVAGSGNDEKQFDAGTFSTLVYDPATGEANKVDTPSDLFCGGHAFLPDGKLLVAGGTQRYEKLDGQVTRAAGAMRVRNENPDAGRDFAKGTAFLSPDGRTYLADAAFTVPPAVKKGEGADTTVTASETIVFVESDQEGHGGMTDAPAQYSVAGLDPAEAKNIYGMGAQMTMAKQDFQGIADTYEFDPFAEKYVRVGDMTQKRWYPTLTGLPDGQVIAVSGLDGTGQILPGQNEVYDPATKRWTDRPDLFRYFPTYPAIFQTGREGTLFYSGSNAGYGPADAGRQPGFWNLGDNSFLPVPGLRDPDETETSGSAWAGPVQDQKMIVVGGGGVGESPKATARIDAIDLKAPQPAFTPGPDLRTPTRYPNVVQLPDDNMLITGGSRDYRGKGASDILQASLYTPSTNKLTDMADPAVGRDYHAEALLLPNGQVLTAGGNSLFKNVDNTKPAPFEQRLEIFTPPYLFHGPQPTIATAPTEAKLGDTVPVTSPEAANIATARLIRPSAVTHATDIEQRSVALDIARNPDGSLGLRVPGEATMVPPGYYMLFLVDKNGTPSTAKWVHVT